One genomic segment of Terrihabitans soli includes these proteins:
- a CDS encoding NAD(P)H-dependent glycerol-3-phosphate dehydrogenase, producing MSSFRKIAVLGAGAWGTALANAAARAGREVVLWEFDEKQANALIKERVNTLYLPGVKLADEVTPAADIHAIAGCDAALMVVPAQHMRATAALAAPHLKKDVPVISCAKGIERGSLSFMSQILRATLPHNPACALSGPSFAADVAHGLPAAVTLAAKDEWLAADLSRALASPVLRLYHSDDVIGVEIGGAAKNVIAIGAGIAAGVGLGQSAGAAFIARGFAELRRFGSALGGKPETLMGLSGLGDLVLTATSPQSRNFSYGVAIGKGASPDGKLAEGAFTAQALVELAQKNHVEMPIATAVRDVLDGKITVSQAIETLLARPLTSEE from the coding sequence ATGAGTTCGTTCCGAAAGATCGCCGTGCTCGGCGCAGGCGCCTGGGGCACCGCGCTCGCGAATGCCGCCGCCCGCGCCGGACGCGAAGTCGTGCTCTGGGAGTTCGACGAGAAGCAGGCGAATGCCCTCATCAAAGAGCGCGTCAATACGCTTTACCTTCCCGGCGTGAAGCTTGCGGATGAAGTCACGCCCGCCGCCGACATCCACGCGATCGCCGGCTGCGATGCGGCGCTGATGGTCGTGCCGGCTCAGCATATGCGCGCGACGGCCGCGCTTGCCGCGCCGCATTTGAAGAAAGACGTACCCGTCATTTCCTGCGCCAAGGGTATTGAGCGCGGCTCGCTCTCTTTCATGTCGCAGATTCTGCGCGCCACTCTTCCGCACAATCCGGCCTGCGCGCTGTCGGGGCCGAGCTTTGCCGCTGATGTTGCGCACGGACTTCCGGCGGCAGTGACACTTGCCGCCAAGGATGAATGGCTGGCCGCGGACTTGTCGCGCGCCCTCGCCTCGCCGGTTCTGCGCCTCTACCATTCCGATGACGTCATAGGCGTCGAGATCGGCGGCGCCGCGAAAAACGTCATCGCCATCGGCGCCGGGATTGCAGCCGGCGTCGGCCTCGGCCAGAGCGCGGGCGCTGCCTTCATCGCGCGCGGCTTTGCCGAACTGCGCCGTTTCGGCTCGGCGCTCGGCGGCAAGCCGGAAACTTTGATGGGGCTTTCGGGCCTTGGCGATCTCGTATTGACCGCAACCTCGCCGCAATCGCGCAATTTCTCCTACGGCGTGGCCATCGGCAAAGGTGCATCGCCTGATGGCAAACTCGCGGAAGGCGCCTTCACCGCCCAAGCCCTCGTCGAGCTTGCGCAGAAGAACCATGTCGAAATGCCGATCGCAACCGCGGTGCGCGATGTGCTCGACGGCAAGATCACCGTCAGTCAGGCGATCGAAACGCTGCTCGCCCGGCCGCTGACGTCCGAGGAATGA
- the tsaD gene encoding tRNA (adenosine(37)-N6)-threonylcarbamoyltransferase complex transferase subunit TsaD: MRVLGIETTCDETAASVVERLPDGSGRILSNTVLSQARRHAAYGGVVPEIASRAHVDALDTIVAQALRDAGVSIGQLDGIAAAAGPGLIGGVIVGLTTAKALAFASSRPFIAVNHLEAHALTARLTDNIRFPYLLLLVSGGHTQLLAVEGVGRYVRLGTTIDDAIGEAFDKVAKLFGLGYPGGPAVERAALNGDPTRFQLPRPMIGRIEPNFSLAGLKTAVRIEAERIAPLRDRDVFDLCAGFQAAVVDMVIDRVRVALSIFEEKWGDPTAFVVAGGVAANSALREGVRRVTDGRVDLVAPPLELCGDNGAMIAWAGCERLTLGMRDPLSFAPRARWPLDEAAALPGARA, translated from the coding sequence ATGCGCGTACTCGGCATCGAGACGACCTGCGACGAAACCGCCGCCTCGGTGGTCGAACGCCTGCCCGACGGCAGCGGCCGGATTCTGTCGAATACCGTGCTGTCGCAGGCAAGGCGCCATGCCGCCTATGGCGGCGTCGTGCCGGAAATCGCCTCCCGCGCCCATGTCGATGCGCTCGACACCATTGTCGCCCAGGCGCTGCGGGATGCCGGCGTCAGCATCGGCCAGCTCGACGGCATTGCCGCGGCGGCCGGACCCGGCCTGATTGGCGGCGTCATCGTCGGCCTCACCACCGCCAAGGCATTGGCCTTTGCGTCCAGCCGGCCCTTCATCGCGGTGAACCATCTCGAAGCGCATGCGCTGACGGCGCGCCTCACCGACAATATCCGCTTCCCATATCTCCTTCTTCTTGTCTCCGGCGGTCACACGCAGCTGCTCGCCGTCGAAGGCGTCGGGCGTTATGTGCGCCTCGGCACGACAATCGACGATGCGATCGGCGAAGCCTTCGACAAGGTCGCCAAGCTCTTTGGCCTTGGCTATCCGGGCGGTCCTGCCGTCGAGCGCGCCGCACTGAACGGCGATCCGACGCGCTTTCAGCTGCCGCGGCCGATGATCGGCCGCATCGAACCGAACTTCTCGCTCGCCGGGCTCAAAACGGCTGTGCGCATCGAAGCCGAGCGCATCGCTCCGCTGCGTGATCGAGACGTCTTCGATCTCTGCGCCGGGTTCCAGGCTGCCGTCGTCGATATGGTGATCGACCGGGTGCGCGTGGCGTTGAGCATTTTCGAAGAAAAATGGGGCGACCCGACCGCCTTCGTCGTTGCCGGCGGCGTCGCGGCTAATTCCGCGCTGCGCGAGGGCGTGCGCCGCGTCACCGACGGGCGTGTCGATCTCGTCGCGCCGCCGCTCGAACTCTGCGGCGACAATGGCGCGATGATCGCATGGGCCGGCTGCGAACGCCTGACGCTCGGCATGCGCGATCCGCTGTCCTTCGCACCGCGCGCCCGCTGGCCGCTCGATGAAGCCGCCGCACTGCCGGGAGCGCGTGCATGA
- the hemC gene encoding hydroxymethylbilane synthase, which produces MTSPFLRIGTRGSPLALWQARAVRAALASAHEVDEGAIEIVTIKTSGDQVKDRPLADLGGKGLFTKEIEEALQGNRVDIAVHSAKDVPTFLPDGLMLAGCLPRADVRDVLIAPEYRTLAALPEGAVIGTASVRRSALLKHLRPDLKTVLLRGNVETRLRKVESGEFQATLLALAGLTRLGLASHATEIFETETMLPACGQGAVAIEIRADDETARGRVEAIDHRETSLALVAERAMLAVLDGSCKTPIAGHAVHYTSGSLHLRGLVIAPDGSEVWNIKAEGAASDAEKIGRAAGEDLLGRVPSGILTEGPR; this is translated from the coding sequence ATGACCAGCCCCTTCCTCCGCATCGGTACCCGCGGCAGTCCGCTTGCCCTCTGGCAGGCCCGTGCCGTGCGCGCCGCGCTGGCCTCGGCCCATGAGGTGGACGAGGGGGCGATCGAAATCGTCACCATCAAGACCTCGGGCGATCAGGTGAAGGACCGCCCGCTGGCCGATCTTGGCGGCAAGGGCCTTTTCACCAAGGAGATCGAGGAGGCGCTGCAGGGCAACAGGGTCGATATCGCCGTGCATTCGGCCAAAGACGTGCCGACCTTTCTGCCCGACGGGCTGATGCTCGCCGGCTGCCTGCCGCGCGCCGATGTGCGCGATGTTCTGATCGCGCCCGAGTACAGGACTCTCGCCGCGCTCCCGGAGGGCGCAGTGATCGGCACCGCCTCGGTGCGCCGTTCGGCGCTGCTCAAACATTTGCGGCCCGATCTCAAAACCGTGCTCCTGCGCGGCAATGTCGAGACGCGGCTGCGCAAAGTGGAATCGGGCGAATTCCAGGCAACGCTTTTGGCGTTGGCTGGGCTGACGCGGCTTGGCCTCGCAAGCCACGCGACGGAAATCTTCGAGACCGAGACCATGCTGCCGGCCTGCGGTCAGGGCGCGGTCGCCATCGAAATCCGCGCCGATGACGAGACGGCGCGGGGCAGGGTCGAAGCCATCGATCATCGCGAAACATCGCTGGCGCTCGTAGCCGAGCGCGCCATGCTGGCCGTGCTTGACGGTTCCTGCAAAACACCGATTGCAGGCCACGCCGTGCACTACACAAGCGGTTCGCTGCATCTGCGCGGCCTCGTCATCGCGCCGGACGGCAGCGAGGTGTGGAACATCAAGGCGGAAGGCGCGGCAAGCGATGCCGAAAAGATCGGCCGCGCCGCGGGCGAGGATCTTCTGGGCCGCGTGCCGAGCGGCATTCTCACCGAGGGCCCGCGATGA
- a CDS encoding uroporphyrinogen-III synthase has product MILLTRPQGAASGTKTRLEAQGRAVLLDPLLELSFFPPERLLGGAVPDALVVTSSNGARAIARHSELEKLAALPVWTVGSRTTAALRELGFSEPRGEAPDVGHLAALLAKEAPQSLLYLAAENRAAELSELLPMHKVRTEVVYRATPASALAPDTIAALRNGKITDVLHYSRRLAEYYVALADAAGLGSQSLTPRQLCLSEQVAAPLREAGAKSIRVAGTPKEDALIGLLD; this is encoded by the coding sequence ATGATCCTTCTGACGCGCCCGCAAGGGGCTGCCTCCGGCACCAAAACACGTCTTGAAGCGCAAGGCCGCGCGGTGCTGCTCGATCCTTTGCTTGAACTGAGCTTCTTTCCGCCCGAGCGCCTTCTCGGTGGTGCGGTGCCCGACGCCCTCGTCGTCACGAGTTCGAACGGAGCGCGGGCCATCGCGCGCCACAGCGAGCTTGAAAAGCTCGCCGCCCTCCCGGTCTGGACGGTCGGCAGCCGCACGACGGCGGCGCTGCGCGAGCTCGGCTTTTCGGAGCCGCGCGGCGAAGCGCCGGATGTCGGCCATCTTGCAGCCCTACTGGCGAAAGAGGCGCCGCAGTCGCTTCTCTATCTCGCCGCGGAAAATCGCGCCGCCGAACTCTCCGAACTTCTACCTATGCATAAGGTGCGGACCGAAGTCGTCTATCGCGCGACACCGGCCTCGGCTCTTGCGCCGGACACGATCGCGGCGCTGCGCAACGGAAAGATCACAGATGTGCTGCACTATTCGCGACGTCTTGCGGAATATTATGTAGCTCTGGCGGACGCGGCGGGCCTTGGCTCCCAATCGCTCACGCCGCGCCAGCTCTGCCTGTCCGAACAGGTGGCGGCGCCGCTGCGCGAGGCGGGGGCAAAAAGCATTCGGGTCGCCGGGACGCCGAAAGAAGATGCGTTGATCGGCCTTTTGGACTGA